The sequence TGGGGTTTCGAGGGACTACTTCCCGTCACGGGGCTGCAGACGCCGGAGCTGTCTTCTGGGCAGAGGAAGACATCGATGGGACCCCGCGTGCTCTTCAGTGACACCTGGTAACCCTGAGAGACCAAACAAATGTCAACTGTCGCGTGAAAGCTCAACTAAAGCAGCAAGTTTGAAAACGATcaactaaaacaaacttaattcatatttttaaggCTTGTACCTCGCTGGGTTCCGAAACTTGCATCTGGGTCTCTGGTGGAGCTCTGATCACCATGACCAGCTGGTCCGGGGAATCAAAGGACTTCCTCAAGTCTTGGCAGCGCACATAGCCCAGCGTGACACAAACAACGATTAAGGAAAACCAGCTGCAAGAGGTTTCATCCTAAGACTGACAAGCGTGCAACAAAGTATTGTCAGTTTTAGATGCTCGGGaggaaattatattttacatttatttattcacagcATATTCGCTGAGCATGAGTGTTGGGGAGCAGTTGGGAGTTAAGTATTTTCTCAAGGGCACCTTGGTGATGGTAATGAGGGGCGGTCAAGTTTTGTCATGACCATCTGCGACTTGAACTGGAGACCTTGAGGTCACAAGACTGCTCGTCTAACCTTTAGACCGCTGCTGCAGTGAAAGTAATCATTCTCCGACTCAGGTGTACAGTCTTTATGCACCTTTTAAGATAtcttactgtatatacataccAGTATTTTAGGGAATGAGTGTTAtactatgtaaataaaacattatgtgGGCAAAATATCCAGATTTGCATTGAATTTACATGTATTGTGAAGGCTCATTAGAATCACAAGTCTGCTGAAGAGCACAGCATTGTGTATTGATCGTTTCAGTTATATGCCTACGCTGTCGTCTTTATCTGAGAAAACCTTCGGTGAGTCTTGTACTTTGTCTTTGCACATGCCAACACTCGTCAGATCTACTAAAAGGTTCGTAACAACTTTAAGGTCTCGGAGCCACAGTTAGGTCAAAAGGATATTTCTTGTTCTGTGGGTCCTCTGTGAGCAGTCTGAGCTGGAGGTTGCATTTGGAAATGAGCTCGTCCAGCTGCTCCTCAGCCTCTGTGAGGTCACACACCTCCCTCTGCAACTCCTTGTGGCGGGCAACCAATGCCCCGTCAATACGGTTACCACTGCATGAGTAGATAGCGGAGATAAATGAAGGTCAGAATGGTTTATGACTCCAAACACACATACCAGCCACGTTTATAATTTTACTGCTGTAATAAGACACACCCTGGCTCCGTTACTGCCTGTAATTcaattttttcacatttctcatTCACTTTACTTGTGCTTATGATGTTTTAGTGTTgcagttgtttgttttatacatCAGGTAGATGTCATatttacactttatttatactctgttttactgctgtagtattagtattataataatacactttAAGCTGCTTTATACTCACAGCCATTGGATGTTGTTCTTGGACTTCTTGGAGATGAGCTGGATTCCCTCCAGAACGTTGGTAATGTCATAAATGCGTCTTTTCTGGACATCCAGGACCTGCGAGGCCCAGTTCAGGTCCACCACGCCATCAGCTGACTGGGACAACAGGTTCAGAAAGCGCTTTGTGGTCAGGTTCAAGGAGGTGTCATACCGTGACTTCTCCGTCGTGGTTCGAGGAACtggaaggaaaaggaaaaggttgacatacagctttaaaaatgtatcatttctttctttttaaacaacagCCTAAAGCACAAACTGAGGCAGGAGTGAAAAACAGGATCCCACCCCCCCTAATGGAGGCACTACAGGTTCACCTGGTTTTTACCCAGTGATATTCTGCTGTTGGCCTTAGAGGAAGTGTCAAATCAAAGCTTAAGAGTGAAATCTAAACTCCAGTCACCAGTGAGGAATGAGCAGTTTCTCATTTCTCAATATCCAGAGAAGAttgattttttcccctcttctcctGTTTTGTATTATAGTTTTTTGGGGAGAGTTCAGTGGATGAAATGGGTTAAAGGATTATTATACAGTAATTCACAATTTAATGAAAAAGCTTAGATAACAGTCCAAGttatacatcttttttttttaaatgccagtTTTTATATTGTCTGAATATTCCATTCTTGTATTAAACTCCATACTCACATCCCAAAACAGTGAATCTTTAATTAATACTTAACTTTAACTCCATTTAGACTCTTAAGTGATCCCTCCCTACGTATAGTCCTGTGCTAACATTCTGTTAAATTACACCAGCTTGATGCTCATTTGTTCATGACTTATTCCGTTTTGTTTGGGATGGAGCTGTAATGTTATTTCTATATGCTATACTGTCTATAACAAACCTAAAGACCTGATGTTCACTCACTGCTTGTAATCTTGACTAAACGTATTATTTATGTCAGCCTCTTAAAGTGGAGATATCACTACAGGCTGGATGCTCCAGCAGCTGATCAGATACACCTGTGAGACTGCTGAAAGAGAAGCTTGTTTACTGGTTCACTGTGATACTGGGATAGTGCTCTGCTCTCTCCAGCTGTGTCTCAGTACCAGTGGAAGGGAAGAGAATATACTGGAAATTTAAGCATTTTTACACAGTAGTATTATAGAGCATATTTGACTTTCAATCTGCGCAAATTTTATAAATTAGAGAATTTTCAAATATTATAGAAGAAATtcttaactttttttgatgAACTGGACACCGAAGTCCCTTCATTTATGTGTCAGTTGGACTCTGTAATGTCAGCCATGGCAGACATGGCATTTTTTACATCTTTTCCAGTTTCAGTTTTACTCCTTTCAGGAAAGATTTTGGCACaggaatataataaaaacacactttcagtaCAAACATTGGTTTGGTAAATCAGCAACTAATACAAAATTCATGATTTTACACAAATCATATCTAAAAGCAAAGGTGATGACATGAAATCCAGATGTTCTGAAGTTACTAATAATTACATGATATGATATGACACGTCATGTAAACAATGCTTTATTGTAGCAGGTCTGTAGAATAACTGAGATTCAAATACGTATCTTTAACAGTTTGCCTGCTTCGAATGAAATTCACATCACTCGTAGCAATTTTTCAGTTCCACTATGATCTCTACAGAGATTTCGGGAAACGGGATGAAATGTTTCAGTGTCACTTTTTAAGCCTTTTCAGTTCCGTGTTCATAATAAAGTTCAGCTCCACTATCTGCTGTATATAAAACACCCAATTCTCTTATGTCCTTTCAGTTTCACTATGACGATATAAAGCTTGAGTGGAGGGAAAAGCtgaatgaatcaataaagagtaatgttcactctctctctgtatgattgaaaactatttttgtcatttcacaGACAGACCAAAAGTTGTAGTTGTTATATCTGACGCTATTCAGCCTGgtgaagacaaaaacagtttgTCAGGCTGTTGTCTGTGCTGATGAAAGGACGTATGTGTGGACTGGTTGATGCAACACTCACGCACCACGGATGCTGAGGTTTCTTTTGTTGCTTCTGCTGTGAATTCCAGgtaacaatgaaaaaaaaaaaaaagcacaataagctgtgcctgtgtgtgtacctcGGGGAGGGGCAGGTGTGGAAGGTGGTGCTTGGCCTATGGATGGTCGAGTGGtgctaacatactgatggtCACTATCAAGGTCCAGCTTCCTCTTTacctgaagaaataaaaagaaaaacatataagtggttgaaaaaaagacacagacaaaaaaaaactatcctAATGATATGCTACATGTTATTATAATGAAGTACTCATCATGTATTAGAGGATAGAAAAAGAAACCACCTGctggaaaaaaggcaaaacaaaatgtcttaAAGCAACAGGTGGATGAACTTCTACAGCTCGGTTACACAGGCAGAAGCACATCAATGGACACATTTCAACATAACTAACTAATATGACTATAAAGACATGTACTCAGCTAACCACTTCCTTACTCGCTCCGCCACTTTCTTTCACCTCTGTCTCTTCCCCTTCTTCCCACACCTCCCCCTTCCTCTCACCGGAGGTCTTCCCAGGGCAGGCCGTCTCTTGTCTTGGATCCCCACATCAGCGGGCCCCTGCGGCGTGGCAAACAGCAGGATTTCCCCCGTGCTGGTGGGTGCGGCTGCCGGGTGGAGTCCCTCATTGCTGGGGCTGGTGATGATCACTATCTGGTGGTCCTCGCCCAGGTTGATACTCCCAGAGTTCAGCAAAGTCTCAAAGTCAGCCAACAGATCCTCCGATGTCTGCCCTGTTATCAAAGTCTCTGACATGGCAGTGTTTCACACAGTATCCCTTGACTGGACTCTGGAGGTGTTGAGGGCTCACAAAACAAGATGCTGTAGCTCGACTGAGTCTCAACACCTGATTGAATTTAAGGAACAATGGTGAAACCTCCTGAAAGTTTGCTTGCAGGTGTTCTTAGGCAGCTTGGACATTTCTTTACAAAGTTcctctttctctattttatatttcactgtTAATAAACAAGCTACTACAAACACATTATGATTGACATTATTAACATAAGTGACACTCTATTGCAAGCGACGTGCTAAAACTATTTTAGACAAATGATGAAACAGCAAGACAGGATGTTCTgccagacaggaaatgtggcaaataaaataatattgctAAATGCATACCAACTCTGAGCCTTGAGGTTTAGTCGCTTATAATGTGGCACAGAAAGAGTTGCAAATCGGCGGAGGCAATAATAAAGACTGAAGGTTGAAGCGAGCTAGCAACGGAGCAAGCTaatcttttgttttcatgtgtccTGCGAGGCCTGGCCGCACTGCCCTGAACACAACTACCAACCCTGCTAACGAGCTAGCATGTCACGACAACAAAAGCTGAAATAAGTTAACAAACAATCCGGCACAGCGGCCAAACTACCTGCGTACACATATAAAACACTATTATTCCTCCTTACACTCAGGACGGGGCTTAATTAAATGGCTATTAAAAAGTTTATAgcagctttccaggagtaagCTAACGCAATAAATTATCTACAAAGCAAACGGCATCACCAGAACTCAGAGGCATCTTTGAGAGCACATGCATGAAAGCGACAATTCAGCGGAATACTTTGAGTTAtcttcaaatatgaaaatataggGCAGATTAGCATGCTAGCTATTAGCCGCAGTTCTTCAACCCCCTCGTTTTGTTGGGGCACGCAGGAAGCACTCCGACAAAACTGGAAATATTAGGAAATAAAGCGGTGAAATATGCGCGCATCCTTTAAAACAGCCGCCGCTGGTCCTTTGGTTGCTCACGGCGGGTGTAGTCCGTTTATAAAAGCGCCGTCCCGACCCAGTTATCgactgttattgttgttattgtcccAGCTGATCTACATCTAAACAAGGCTCGGACGGTTTTCGCGCGAAATCTTTTTTGCCGCGAAACCGGCACGTGCGTCAGTCCGACGGTTACCATTGGTTGAAAAGCCGCACCTTCCGCTGGGCGGGAATAACAGTCTCTGATTGGTCTACGCGGCTGTCAGTCATTTTTACCGAGCGCAGATTTGTCGATCTGGAGGTGCATTTAAGTTCAAcgaggaaaacaaataaatcagcGTCATGTTATCTTGTTACCTTACTTGAAATGAAGATACGGTTTCTTACACTTGATAATGCTCAATACGACCTGTATTTGCTCTCAACACAAACTCAAGAGTGTCAcgttctgtgtttatttgtgtcacGCGTGAAAATGTTATTTGGAGCGCCGAAAAACCGCAGCCGTCATAATTTGGTGGCCTCAGACAAAATAACACGCCATTCTTCCAACTGAGACATAATTTCAACTCCCTCGTCGGTCTGTTGTGACGATTAATAAGGCAAATGTTTGCCTCCAACTCGTTGGTTTTAATGTTTACGACGTCTTCTCCTGCGTGGAAGGGAGCGTACCTCAGCAGGCAGCCTCTGCTAATCGAGCGCCTATCGTGCGCAGCAGGAGAACTGCAAGATGGCGCAGGCAATATTTGAAGTGCTTGAAGGTAGGAATAATTTGTTAATAACCACGTAACTACGACTAGAACAAAACgtgaatttgcattttaaacaaCGTTAATATACCAGGCCCATTTGAATATACAGAAAAGCCTTAACAAACCCATTTTAAGGCGTCTATTTTTGTTATAGCAATCAAAACATCCTTTGCCAGGGAGAGAGTCCATGGTTGTAAACAAACgaacagatttatttttgttcagacCTTATGAGCAGTTTGAGATTGCAAGATGTTCTTATCCTGTTTCAGTCTGGCAGTGAAACGATGTGGGCCTTTTCTTGCAATTCAGACTGTATTTTATACTGAAGCAGCAGGCCCATCTGATAAAAGCACACTGTAATATtcatataatacagtatatctataAGGACtaacagtgtgtctgtgtatagTGAATTTACAGATACCTTAtggtttgtgtattttaatctCCTTAGGTATTTATTAGCAGTAGTAGTGGTCATTACATTTGTCTACACTCTTATATAGAGATTAATAAAGCTGCTGGTCTTGACCAATATGTCATTTCATGTCTGAAGGTTTAGCAGACAGTCATTCAGAACCCCTGTCAGTCACTGTTAGTGTAAGCATCCTCCCTGTAGTGTCTTTTTAAAAGACACaatctctgttgtttcttctcagCTTATTATCTAGACCCCTTAACAGACGTAAAACCTAAAGTTTGTTAGTTATTGtgtaacacacatacaagtcCCAAGCCCACGTGGACTAATAAGACAACAAAATGCAGTTgcaatggtgaaaaatttgtcAAACATAGACAAGaacaaaaatgtttacattacaaAGAATAAAACTTCTGTACctgctctacaaataaaatcagctaCACAAAAGTTTCCCTTCTTGAGAGACAGctcaagtttttttgtttttttttaaatcattcatcCAGAAAGACTCATCAGACATTAAGGGCATTTTAGTGGAGAGTGTAGCCCttaaattataatataatgagCAATAAACCATGAAATGGACTTCATCTTCATTACTTCAAGTTTGTACCAAACATCAACAGACCATCTTTCTTTGTACATCAGGAACAGTTTACAGTGTAATCTTACAACATAAGGATTACCTCGCTAATATCCATGTAAAATGTCCCAGTTAAACATCTTTCTAGTGAGCAGCTGTGTAATCACCTGATCAGCTGCTCACTAAATATCAcctaaatcaatattttcagattttaatgATACATACAACCTCTGACTATTACATACAGTGGAGCTTGGTAGAATATTACATATAACACTGTttcttcatcctcatcttcttcctcctcttcaggcATGGACAACCAGACAGTGTTGGCGGTCCAGTCTCTGCTGGATGGCCAAGGTGGAGTTCCCGACCCAAACAACCAGAACGTGTCTGGGACTCCCACTATCCAGTCCATGGGTAAGTACACAGGTAACCAGCCTGAAGTTTAAAACTGGCTTGTAGAGAATCTCTAACACAATACCAGCTGATGCACAAAGATGATGTTAAGAAGATAGAACGTGCTTCGTATGAATAGCTGAGGTTGCAAGACAGGAAATGTTATTCAGGTAACAGGAAATTAGTATTATCAAATTTCACAGCCTCCACCATATTAGGGTTTTCTTCAGGGGAATTGTGTAGCTCAGGTTGTACAGGAAACCACCCATATCTAGACAAAAGCTGTCTCATAATCTTTTGAGTAAATGTCTGCCTAAACAATACTCACACTCACTGAACACATGTaatttgttttgtgaaattgaacctctgcttttttccccaggagttaatgttttattaacttATACttgcatttattgatttatacAGCTAGTTACAAGGTAGTTATGATTTTTATTAGTTTGCGCTTACACTAAAATATCTCCATCTCAGTGCTTGTTCATTAGCAGCATTTACTTTTAGCTTTAGCTgctgttactgtatgtttgtgttagCATCTCACAAGGCAAATTAGTCCCAGGTGAGTGAGAGACCTCTACGGAGACCAAGACCCCCTTCAGGATTGTGAGAGAGGCTTAGAGGGCGAGTGCCTGGTGGCAGGGCTTGTACCCATGAGGCCTCAAGACCAGACTAAAGGAGTAACAGGGGGCAGTTGCCATGTTGGCCAACTGCTTGCGAGGCAGATGTAGTAGGGACttttgaaatagtaaaaataaaccCCTTACATAAAAGAATAGAATTACAGTAAAAGACTGATTTCTGCTATGTTTTATGAATTggaaatacaatacaatatgcGAACACAGTAATGTATACAAAACTGACTTTTATGTGCATTAGAAAGCAGTGTTTTATATGACTTGTTTCATGTCTctgcagtatacagtagtaTAGGTCCATTGTTTTATGCTGCATTTGCCTCAAACATCCGTGTTTGTCCTTCACTACAGACGACGAGGACGTGTTCCTGTGTGGGAAGTGTAAGAAACAGTTCAATTCTCTGCCAGCCTTCATGACACACAAGAGGGAACAGTGCCAGTCTAGCGCCCCCTCCCTGTCCACGGTGTCCCTGGCTTCTACCAATGCCTACACACCTGTCCCCTCTATCAGCTCTGGACCACAGACTCCTGCCAACAGACAGGTGAGAACagaaagactgtttttttttaatgtggataACTGATAAATTGTTTGGTGAATTCATGGTGAATCAGCTACGTCAGGAACAGTTTGTTTTAGATTGGgtcatattttgttattttatctgTAAACTTACAGCTTACAAATGTACCTGGAAGTTTATCTAGATGGGTTTGAATAATGAACACATAATGTTTGTGTATTCTCCACTTATACACCAGGTCTCCACTTACATCACAgtccctccttcccctctgaCACACACTCTGGTCCAAGGCAACGTGCTGGTCAGCGATGACATTCTCATGTCGGCTATCTCAGCCTTCACTTCCATTGACCAGCCGATGGCCACCATGCAGACACCTATACAGGTAGTACAGAGTGGATATTTTACCTTTTGTCACTTTCGTATGCCTTGACCCTATAAAGCACCGCAGTCTTGTCTGGTACTATGTCACATTTTCTATTTAGATGCAATAAAATCTGGAGTGTGAGATGATTAACAACAGTTTGAGTAATTCCGAGCATACAATAAACGTACAGTATGGCGCTGCGTTAATCTGtctccttcattttttttttttgtatctcagAGTAACCTCAGCATGCACACAGCTGGGGTATCTTACCTTCagcaccatcaccaccaccaccaccatcatcatcatcaccaacagcagcagcagcagcagcagcagcagcagcagcaacagcagtcgTCACACCCCCTGCCCTCCGGCCAGACACCAGCCCACCCCTTGCCAGCTGGACAGCCCACCCAACAACCGCTCTCGTCACAAGTCCCAGCAAGCCACAGCAACTCGGTGGTCCAGGTGTACAGCACACTGCCACATATGGCGGGGGGTGGTAGTGCAGAGATCCACACCCTGGGTCTACAGCCTTTCCATCCTGTACAAGTGAGTCAATCTCGCTGTTTGGTTATCATCTCAGTTATTAATATGTTATGCACCATTTAATTCCAGGTCTACTGGTGttgcaggaggaaaaaaaggttgTTTCTGGCTATAATGGCTGCAAAAGGAATACTGAACTTAGATAATGTTTTCCCTCAGGTGCCCAGTCAGTGTGTGGAGAGCCAGTCATACAACACCCCTCCTGTCTACAGTCCCGGGAAGCAGGGCACCAAAACCAAGACCTGCAGCATCACCACCAACCTGACGGAGCTGGGTGACTTTGAAAAGGTCATCATTCCCAAACGACCAAGGTGTAGCAAAAAGAGCCCCGACGGAGCCACAGGTGTGTGTGGAGAAAAACATTGCAAGTTTAAATTTTTTCTAAATGATCCTCTTATACCAGTAATGATTAATTAAATTTCATATGATGACATAATGACATAGATACGAAATGTATGACAGTGATCGTCGGATTAATTTTCATCTCCTCAGCAGAGCAGCTGAAAGGCAAAGGTCCAAAGCTGAAGTGTAATTTCTGTGACAAAATCTTTTCGAAAAACTTTGATCTTCAGCAGCACATTAGAAGGTGAGTCCCTGTCCGGCACGGTGGACTGCACCCATCCAAAAATAGACTCTGTTCCTTTCCAGTCGTGATTTCTTACTGTTTGCTTTTTGCAgccacacaggagagaaaccatTTCAGTGCATCGTCTGTGGCCGAGCGTTTGCTCAGAAGTCCAACGTGAagaaacacatgcagacacacaaggTTCTGAACAGTTTGTGATGATACTTTCTGACATAAatctatgtttgtttttcaaaagtcTGGACTCCCCTTTTTGCCACATAATTACCAAAAATGTGTCGGCGTACACCTGATGTACCGGCATGGTGCACTTGACTTGTAAGTTGCGCTGGGTTACTGAAAACAGAGTCCATTAAGTCAAATGTATCATAAGCACTTTGAAATatcttttaaaacataaagTTTGTGAATGCAACATAACGCTAACAACACAGTAACATCAGCTGTCTTTATCCTAAAGGTGTGGCCTATGGGTGTGGCCAGCACAGTCTCAAGATTACCAATCACAGTAAAGGTGGTGCCAGTGTCAGCCAATGAGGATGAAGGGGGCAGGGAGCAGCAGCAAGGTGAACAAGAGGAGGGGCCACAGCAGCAGACCAGTCAAACACATGCAGAAGAAGAGGCAGCTCAAACAGGTACTGAATTCTACCACTGTGACTAAAAAAATTAACTCAATGCAACTCTGAGCACTTGTTTAGATGCTCTTATAGTGACTTAGTTAAATATGcttatttaatttctttctgaCAACAAGATCAATACCAGTGTCATGTATTTGTGTTAAAgatgcactaatcaatattttcatgcCAACAAAGGGTCAAATGACTACGTCGAATGTGAAAGAAGTTGCTCATAGAAAATgatcaccaactctgcagttccttaCAGCTCTATagagcgttttagcatctttccgcttgttgttttggttttaaagccgacaacttttctgttctgttttcgCTGTtatcagtgaaaaagctctgataaaccccgtTGTACGCTACCTGTCCAGCaacaaatggcagacagacaaagtcaaTAACTACCTGGAAAACAGAATAGAGCATTTAACTGCTAATGAGTCAgtggagagcaaaagagagatGTAAAATCAGTAACATTTACTGATCCAGCATCAGATTTACAGCCCCAGCccttacagtaaataaaatgctTCATTGCAGAGTCTCCAGGAGAGCTGGAACAGAGTGCGACTGAGGCCCAGGTCGATCCGGAGGGCAGGGGAGGA is a genomic window of Thunnus maccoyii chromosome 4, fThuMac1.1, whole genome shotgun sequence containing:
- the e2f1 gene encoding transcription factor E2F1, producing the protein MSETLITGQTSEDLLADFETLLNSGSINLGEDHQIVIITSPSNEGLHPAAAPTSTGEILLFATPQGPADVGIQDKRRPALGRPPVKRKLDLDSDHQYVSTTRPSIGQAPPSTPAPPRVPRTTTEKSRYDTSLNLTTKRFLNLLSQSADGVVDLNWASQVLDVQKRRIYDITNVLEGIQLISKKSKNNIQWLGNRIDGALVARHKELQREVCDLTEAEEQLDELISKCNLQLRLLTEDPQNKKLGYVRCQDLRKSFDSPDQLVMVIRAPPETQMQVSEPSEGYQVSLKSTRGPIDVFLCPEDSSGVCSPVTGSSPSKPQADPSLAPPPTQPTDQSQARTSTTAPEVGLSSPASTSSTVTAASQQDPSSLVLGGDTESLLGGDPFSSLGDMPDFDFSPLSSSDFLNGEGLPLPLDGFINLSPPHSHDYHFGLEDHEGISELFDCDFGDLSQVLGES
- the znf341 gene encoding zinc finger protein 341 isoform X2; translation: MAQAIFEVLEGMDNQTVLAVQSLLDGQGGVPDPNNQNVSGTPTIQSMDDEDVFLCGKCKKQFNSLPAFMTHKREQCQSSAPSLSTVSLASTNAYTPVPSISSGPQTPANRQVSTYITVPPSPLTHTLVQGNVLVSDDILMSAISAFTSIDQPMATMQTPIQSNLSMHTAGVSYLQHHHHHHHHHHHHQQQQQQQQQQQQQQQSSHPLPSGQTPAHPLPAGQPTQQPLSSQVPASHSNSVVQVYSTLPHMAGGGSAEIHTLGLQPFHPVQVPSQCVESQSYNTPPVYSPGKQGTKTKTCSITTNLTELGDFEKVIIPKRPRCSKKSPDGATEQLKGKGPKLKCNFCDKIFSKNFDLQQHIRSHTGEKPFQCIVCGRAFAQKSNVKKHMQTHKVWPMGVASTVSRLPITVKVVPVSANEDEGGREQQQGEQEEGPQQQTSQTHAEEEAAQTESPGELEQSATEAQVDPEGRGGEDVQNRHPQVQMHESNQNQQCQAQTKQIVVIDSSYQCQFCASKFKTYFQLKSHLTQHKGEQVYKCVLKSCSQTFQKLDQFLEHIRTHQEQLTYRCHLCSKVFPSLFELGVHQYSHCFCPQQNTRKETTIYRCVKCQSRYSTQEALEQHLLTASHSFPCPHCEKVFPCERYFRRHLPTHGVGGRFKCQICKKAFKTEHYLKLHTRIHSGEKPYKCSLCEATFNRKDKVKRHMLIHEPFKKYKCPFRTHVGCTKEFNRPDKLKAHILSHSGIKPYKCLFCQKAFSRRAHMLEHQQSHTDNYRFRCSTCNKGFTRQSYYRDHKCPAAGNGAGTEGGTGEAEGDGVVGVAEGKDGEDDGRRGGFTRKAKRTGTGGGDGEEDDCSKGSLEQVETHGEQEEEGEEERRRTDEGCQAAMSITTTEEQTQREEEQEDDGVENGSEALEQIQSNDQNCLQQPCL
- the znf341 gene encoding zinc finger protein 341 isoform X1, translating into MAQAIFEVLEGMDNQTVLAVQSLLDGQGGVPDPNNQNVSGTPTIQSMDDEDVFLCGKCKKQFNSLPAFMTHKREQCQSSAPSLSTVSLASTNAYTPVPSISSGPQTPANRQVSTYITVPPSPLTHTLVQGNVLVSDDILMSAISAFTSIDQPMATMQTPIQSNLSMHTAGVSYLQHHHHHHHHHHHHQQQQQQQQQQQQQQQSSHPLPSGQTPAHPLPAGQPTQQPLSSQVPASHSNSVVQVYSTLPHMAGGGSAEIHTLGLQPFHPVQVPSQCVESQSYNTPPVYSPGKQGTKTKTCSITTNLTELGDFEKVIIPKRPRCSKKSPDGATAEQLKGKGPKLKCNFCDKIFSKNFDLQQHIRSHTGEKPFQCIVCGRAFAQKSNVKKHMQTHKVWPMGVASTVSRLPITVKVVPVSANEDEGGREQQQGEQEEGPQQQTSQTHAEEEAAQTESPGELEQSATEAQVDPEGRGGEDVQNRHPQVQMHESNQNQQCQAQTKQIVVIDSSYQCQFCASKFKTYFQLKSHLTQHKGEQVYKCVLKSCSQTFQKLDQFLEHIRTHQEQLTYRCHLCSKVFPSLFELGVHQYSHCFCPQQNTRKETTIYRCVKCQSRYSTQEALEQHLLTASHSFPCPHCEKVFPCERYFRRHLPTHGVGGRFKCQICKKAFKTEHYLKLHTRIHSGEKPYKCSLCEATFNRKDKVKRHMLIHEPFKKYKCPFRTHVGCTKEFNRPDKLKAHILSHSGIKPYKCLFCQKAFSRRAHMLEHQQSHTDNYRFRCSTCNKGFTRQSYYRDHKCPAAGNGAGTEGGTGEAEGDGVVGVAEGKDGEDDGRRGGFTRKAKRTGTGGGDGEEDDCSKGSLEQVETHGEQEEEGEEERRRTDEGCQAAMSITTTEEQTQREEEQEDDGVENGSEALEQIQSNDQNCLQQPCL